Proteins encoded within one genomic window of Ammonifex degensii KC4:
- the spoIIR gene encoding stage II sporulation protein R: MRRRWLILWALLSLGVGLITWGWYKAVAVKAYDPHNLIRIHIVANSDTPSDQALKYRVRDAIITAMAPEFQGVKEIETARQKVEANLEKIREVAQQEVQAAGKNYEVKVYHGYFDFPERSYGRLTLPAGEYEAVRVVLGTGQGQNWWCVLFPPLCLLDVENSPEGEGKGEVALRSRLYELARHHLFPPLRQLVQAEPYR, translated from the coding sequence TTGCGAAGAAGGTGGTTGATTCTCTGGGCCCTGCTTTCCTTGGGAGTGGGGCTTATAACCTGGGGATGGTATAAGGCTGTGGCGGTGAAGGCTTACGATCCGCACAACCTCATCCGGATTCACATCGTGGCGAACAGCGACACTCCCTCCGACCAGGCCCTGAAATACCGGGTGCGCGACGCGATAATAACCGCCATGGCCCCTGAATTCCAGGGGGTAAAGGAGATCGAGACAGCCCGGCAGAAAGTGGAGGCCAACTTGGAAAAGATAAGGGAAGTAGCCCAGCAAGAGGTCCAAGCCGCCGGGAAAAATTACGAAGTAAAGGTCTATCACGGCTACTTCGACTTTCCGGAGCGATCCTACGGGCGCCTCACCCTTCCTGCCGGCGAGTACGAGGCGGTGAGGGTGGTCTTAGGAACGGGCCAGGGGCAGAACTGGTGGTGCGTGCTCTTCCCTCCTCTTTGCCTGCTGGATGTAGAAAATTCGCCCGAAGGGGAAGGTAAAGGGGAAGTGGCCCTGCGCAGCCGCCTTTACGAGTTGGCCCGCCACCATTTATTCCCGCCCCTGCGCCAGCTGGTGCAGGCAGAACCGTACCGCTGA
- a CDS encoding DUF4321 domain-containing protein, with protein sequence MARGQRTQHGKGTLILMLFMGGLAGSVLGEGLGTFFPFLKNTAAIGFGPATLDLHFCKCTLGFSLALGPATVLGLLAGYWAYRRI encoded by the coding sequence TTGGCCAGAGGTCAACGCACCCAGCACGGCAAGGGAACCTTGATCCTCATGCTTTTCATGGGTGGGTTGGCGGGCAGCGTTCTGGGGGAGGGGCTGGGTACTTTCTTCCCTTTCTTGAAGAACACTGCCGCCATAGGTTTTGGCCCGGCTACACTGGATCTGCATTTTTGTAAATGCACCTTGGGCTTTTCACTGGCCTTGGGGCCGGCTACGGTGCTGGGGTTGTTGGCCGGATACTGGGCGTACCGGAGGATATGA
- the radC gene encoding RadC family protein, with translation MKEEKTYRVSIKELPPSTRPRERLWREGASALSEVELLAIILRTGSARGSALDLARFLLANFGGLKGLATTAVQELSSVPGMGEAKAAQVAAALELGRRLGTLEVSSRPVINSPAAAAQLVVPTMAHLEQEEFRVILLDTKNQLLGIETVAVGGLNSAGVLPREVFRAAVRRSACALILVHNHPSGDPTPSGEDLALTRRLVQAGDLLGIEVLDHLIIGDNCYVSLKEANLW, from the coding sequence ATGAAAGAAGAGAAGACTTACCGGGTTTCCATAAAGGAGCTCCCTCCCTCAACCCGCCCGCGCGAGCGTCTTTGGCGGGAAGGGGCGTCTGCTCTTTCTGAGGTGGAACTCTTGGCCATCATCCTGCGTACCGGCTCGGCCAGAGGCTCGGCCCTGGACCTGGCCCGGTTTCTCCTGGCCAATTTTGGGGGACTTAAAGGGCTGGCTACGACGGCGGTACAGGAATTAAGTTCGGTTCCGGGCATGGGGGAGGCAAAGGCGGCGCAGGTGGCTGCTGCTCTAGAGTTGGGCCGGAGGTTAGGGACCTTGGAGGTTTCTTCACGGCCGGTAATAAATTCTCCGGCCGCCGCGGCGCAACTGGTAGTGCCTACTATGGCCCATCTAGAGCAAGAGGAGTTTAGGGTGATACTGCTGGATACCAAGAATCAGTTGCTGGGGATAGAAACCGTGGCCGTAGGTGGGCTTAACAGCGCTGGGGTCTTGCCCCGCGAGGTCTTTCGGGCGGCGGTGCGCCGTTCGGCCTGTGCCCTGATTTTGGTGCACAACCACCCAAGTGGCGACCCTACGCCCAGCGGGGAAGACCTGGCTCTTACCCGGCGCCTGGTGCAGGCGGGGGATCTCTTGGGCATTGAGGTGCTGGATCACCTCATCATAGGCGATAATTGCTATGTGAGCCTCAAAGAGGCAAATCTCTGGTGA
- a CDS encoding radical SAM protein — translation MASWPSLPSFDFAKRFVSEQILRQMLNYVDRDPEQNFPKILNLAKKVAKQPHHKAHAEKIAAWYENNPAVRLYINRLFERTHPNVKRRLVYNWFINAMLLGIPRQQELSAKLGVHIPNFILIDPTSDCNLRCEGCWAGMYEKHDTLEFETLDRIITEAKELGIYWIVMSGGEPFKYSRLLELVAKHPDMAFMVYTNGTLITEKVADALVEVGNLSPAISLEGWREETDARRGKGVFDRIMRTMDLLRERGVIFGASITITRNNLETVTSDEFIDFLIDKGVTYVWTFHYVPIGRNPNPELMVTPEQRAYLAKRIPYIRTHKPIQIADFWNDGELTGGCIAGGRMYFHITAKGDVEPCAFVHFAVDNIKEKSLLEVLRNPLFAAYQKRQPFSPNLLRPCPIIDVPQALRDIVAESGARPTHPGADSVLQEPIASYLDKRAEAWRRLADEIWAERHGTQKEAVAGSKK, via the coding sequence ATGGCAAGTTGGCCCTCGTTGCCGAGTTTCGACTTTGCCAAGCGTTTCGTGAGCGAGCAGATTTTGCGGCAGATGCTTAACTACGTGGACCGGGATCCGGAGCAGAACTTCCCCAAGATCTTGAACTTAGCCAAGAAGGTGGCCAAACAGCCCCACCATAAAGCGCACGCTGAAAAGATCGCGGCCTGGTACGAGAACAACCCGGCGGTGAGACTCTATATCAACCGGCTGTTCGAGCGTACCCATCCTAACGTCAAGCGCCGCCTGGTCTACAACTGGTTCATCAATGCCATGCTCTTGGGCATTCCCCGGCAGCAAGAACTCTCGGCCAAGCTGGGGGTGCACATCCCTAACTTCATCCTCATTGACCCCACCAGCGACTGCAACCTTCGCTGCGAGGGCTGCTGGGCGGGGATGTACGAGAAGCATGACACTTTAGAGTTCGAGACCCTCGATCGTATCATCACCGAGGCCAAAGAGTTGGGAATCTACTGGATAGTAATGTCGGGAGGCGAGCCCTTCAAGTACTCCCGACTGCTGGAGTTGGTGGCGAAGCATCCCGACATGGCCTTCATGGTCTACACCAACGGGACTTTGATCACCGAAAAGGTGGCCGACGCTCTGGTGGAGGTGGGTAACCTTTCCCCGGCCATAAGCCTGGAAGGTTGGCGGGAGGAGACCGACGCCCGGCGGGGCAAAGGGGTCTTTGACCGCATAATGCGGACCATGGATCTTTTGCGGGAGCGGGGGGTCATCTTCGGGGCCTCCATCACCATAACGCGCAACAACCTGGAGACGGTCACCAGCGACGAATTCATCGACTTCCTCATCGACAAGGGAGTCACCTATGTCTGGACCTTCCACTACGTGCCCATAGGGCGCAACCCCAATCCCGAGCTCATGGTGACCCCTGAGCAGCGGGCCTACCTGGCCAAGCGCATACCTTACATCCGCACCCACAAGCCCATTCAGATCGCTGACTTCTGGAACGACGGGGAACTCACCGGTGGATGCATTGCGGGAGGAAGAATGTACTTCCACATCACTGCCAAGGGGGACGTGGAACCCTGCGCCTTCGTGCATTTCGCCGTGGACAACATTAAGGAGAAGAGCTTGCTGGAGGTGCTGCGCAACCCCCTCTTTGCCGCTTACCAGAAACGGCAGCCCTTCAGCCCCAATCTCCTGCGCCCCTGCCCGATAATCGACGTCCCCCAGGCTTTACGGGACATAGTGGCCGAGAGCGGAGCCCGGCCTACGCACCCCGGTGCCGATTCGGTGCTACAGGAGCCTATAGCTTCCTACCTGGATAAGCGGGCAGAGGCGTGGCGCCGTCTGGCGGACGAGATCTGGGCAGAGAGGCATGGTACCCAGAAAGAGGCAGTGGCAGGAAGCAAAAAGTAG
- a CDS encoding Maf family protein, whose protein sequence is MRRIILASTSPRRQEILRSLGVRFEVVAPQVEESFSSALPPAEVAKELARRKVEEVASRVTPPALIIGADTIVVYREKVLGKPRNEQEAKEMLAALQGDEHTVFTGVAVLGLPEGKLITDHAATRVFFTPLTAEEIAAYVATGEPLDKAGAYAAQGRGALFLRRIEGCYFNVVGLPVSLLCYLLRQFGINLLTGQGLEE, encoded by the coding sequence ATGAGGCGCATCATCTTGGCTTCCACCTCACCCCGGCGCCAGGAGATCTTACGTTCTTTGGGAGTAAGATTTGAAGTAGTGGCTCCGCAGGTGGAAGAAAGTTTTTCTTCGGCCCTTCCGCCGGCGGAAGTGGCAAAGGAGCTTGCCCGGCGCAAGGTGGAAGAGGTGGCCTCCCGGGTGACCCCACCGGCACTTATTATCGGTGCCGATACCATCGTGGTGTACCGGGAGAAAGTTTTAGGTAAGCCCCGCAACGAACAAGAGGCCAAAGAGATGCTGGCGGCGCTTCAAGGGGACGAGCACACAGTCTTTACGGGTGTAGCCGTGCTGGGCCTGCCGGAAGGCAAACTAATCACGGATCACGCGGCCACCCGAGTGTTTTTTACTCCCCTTACCGCCGAAGAGATAGCGGCTTACGTCGCTACCGGCGAGCCTCTGGACAAAGCGGGGGCTTATGCCGCTCAGGGTAGAGGAGCGCTTTTCCTTAGGAGAATCGAGGGATGTTATTTCAACGTGGTGGGATTGCCGGTATCTTTGCTCTGCTACCTGCTACGTCAATTCGGAATAAACCTGCTGACGGGGCAAGGACTTGAGGAATGA
- the nrdG gene encoding anaerobic ribonucleoside-triphosphate reductase activating protein gives MKLRIAGVVRESVVDGPGIRYVIFAQGCLHRCPGCHNQHTWDLESGEEVSVEYLLADVFRNPLLSGVTFSGGEPFLQAGAFACLGEEVKRRGLSVVTYTGYTFEELMALDLKPIRRLLEVTDILVDGPFRLELKDPTLPFRGSSNQRLIDVPRSMREGRVVTVEV, from the coding sequence GTGAAGTTAAGAATAGCGGGAGTGGTGAGGGAGAGCGTAGTGGACGGCCCTGGCATACGGTACGTCATCTTCGCCCAGGGGTGCCTGCACCGCTGCCCCGGCTGCCATAACCAGCACACTTGGGATCTGGAAAGCGGAGAAGAGGTCTCCGTTGAGTACCTGCTCGCTGATGTTTTCCGGAACCCTTTACTCAGCGGCGTGACCTTTTCCGGCGGCGAGCCTTTCCTCCAGGCAGGTGCCTTTGCCTGCCTGGGGGAAGAGGTGAAACGCCGGGGCTTAAGCGTAGTAACCTACACCGGCTATACCTTTGAGGAGCTTATGGCCCTGGATCTTAAACCGATAAGGCGGCTCCTGGAGGTGACCGACATCCTGGTTGACGGGCCCTTTAGGCTTGAGCTTAAAGATCCTACCCTTCCCTTCCGGGGTTCTTCCAACCAGCGGTTGATAGACGTCCCGCGCTCAATGCGGGAGGGAAGGGTGGTTACAGTGGAGGTCTGA
- the nrdR gene encoding transcriptional regulator NrdR produces the protein MRCPFCHFADTRVVDTRSANEGTAIRRRRECPRCGRRFTTFERVEELPLVVIKKDGRRELFDRAKILGGCLRACHKRPVRREDLENLVDEVERELRNRLEPEIPSYVIGELVMEKLKRLDEVAYVRFASVYREFRDSYDFKEEIERLAREKEGEQNVRSDKEA, from the coding sequence ATGCGTTGCCCTTTCTGCCATTTTGCCGATACCCGGGTAGTGGACACGCGGTCGGCCAACGAAGGAACGGCCATCCGCCGGCGGAGGGAGTGTCCTCGCTGCGGCCGGCGCTTCACCACCTTTGAGCGGGTGGAGGAGCTGCCGCTGGTGGTGATTAAAAAGGACGGTCGGCGGGAGCTCTTTGACCGAGCCAAGATCCTGGGCGGTTGCCTGCGGGCCTGCCACAAGCGGCCGGTTCGCCGCGAGGATCTGGAAAACCTGGTGGACGAGGTGGAGCGGGAGCTCAGGAACCGGCTGGAGCCGGAAATACCCAGCTACGTTATAGGGGAACTGGTCATGGAGAAGTTGAAGCGGCTGGACGAGGTGGCCTACGTGCGTTTTGCCTCCGTCTACCGGGAGTTCCGGGACAGTTATGACTTCAAGGAAGAAATCGAGCGCTTGGCGCGCGAGAAGGAGGGGGAGCAGAATGTTCGAAGTGATAAGGAAGCGTGA
- a CDS encoding YlmC/YmxH family sporulation protein, protein MEGGRVRLLALKVSDLRLREVINISDGRRLGLIKDIDIDVENGRISALILPGPAKLLGFWGREDEIVIPWERVVKIGTDVILVEAPSEAWTRPPYRR, encoded by the coding sequence GTGGAAGGGGGGAGGGTGAGGCTTCTGGCTTTGAAGGTTTCTGATCTGCGGCTGCGCGAGGTCATCAACATATCGGACGGGAGAAGGTTAGGACTCATCAAAGACATTGACATAGACGTGGAGAACGGGCGCATAAGCGCCCTCATTCTCCCGGGTCCGGCGAAGCTTCTGGGGTTTTGGGGCCGGGAAGACGAGATCGTCATTCCTTGGGAGCGCGTGGTCAAAATAGGTACGGACGTCATTTTGGTAGAGGCACCCAGTGAGGCTTGGACCCGCCCTCCTTACCGCCGCTAG
- the nrdD gene encoding anaerobic ribonucleoside-triphosphate reductase, with protein sequence MFEVIRKRDGREVPFDPNRITEAIFKAARAVGGEDRETAMRLTLEVMKYLKARYNGTIFGVEDVQDAVEKVLIEHGHAKTAKAYILYRAWRTRIREAKSELMDAVADILKETHKENANVSNSPSGKMLQIAEAASKKYYLTRLIPEEFAQAHIQGRIHIHDLGFYAKTMNCLQIPLGRLLTQGFDNGHGYIRPPKRPSSAAALACIILQSSQNDMFGGQSFPFFDRDMAPFFENASEDETYQAMEALVYNLNSMHSRAGAQVPFSNINLGTDTSEAGRKVTRNLLLAYEAGLGRGENPIFPNIIFRVKKGINFEPGDPNYDLFKLAVRVASKRLNPTFSFMDASFNAPYGDQVAYMGCRSRVMANRCGPAVTEGRGNLSFTTINLPRIALRAGGNLNSFWQNLRETTWLVIQQLLHRFKVQSRLRVKDLPFVMGQGLYLGSENLGPDDPVEEAIKNGTLAVGFIGLAETLIALTGQHHGESSSAQELGLEIVSRLKEMVEEAGEEYGLNFTLLATPAEGLAGRFVELDRREFGVIKGVTDKEYYTNSFHVPVYYPCEAYRKIEIEGPYHKYCDAGHISYVELPSPPMHNPEAVEAILRYMAQNDMGYVGINFPVDFCVTCGYQGVLPDNCPKCGSNRIKRVRRITGYLATTDRWNSAKLAELRDRVVHSL encoded by the coding sequence ATGTTCGAAGTGATAAGGAAGCGTGACGGGCGGGAGGTTCCTTTTGATCCCAACCGCATAACCGAGGCGATCTTCAAAGCAGCGCGGGCCGTAGGCGGGGAAGACCGGGAGACGGCCATGCGACTCACCTTGGAGGTCATGAAGTACCTCAAGGCCCGCTACAACGGCACCATCTTCGGGGTAGAGGACGTGCAGGACGCAGTGGAGAAAGTGCTCATCGAGCACGGCCACGCCAAGACGGCCAAAGCCTACATCCTTTACCGCGCCTGGCGTACCCGCATCCGGGAGGCCAAGTCGGAGCTCATGGATGCGGTGGCCGACATCCTCAAAGAAACCCATAAAGAGAACGCCAATGTTTCTAACTCCCCCTCGGGCAAGATGCTGCAGATTGCCGAGGCGGCCAGCAAAAAGTATTACCTAACCCGACTTATCCCCGAAGAGTTTGCTCAAGCGCACATACAGGGTCGCATCCACATTCACGACCTGGGGTTTTATGCCAAGACCATGAACTGCCTACAAATTCCTCTGGGAAGGCTCTTGACGCAGGGTTTCGACAACGGGCACGGGTACATAAGGCCGCCCAAGAGGCCAAGCTCCGCCGCCGCTTTAGCCTGCATCATCCTGCAGAGCTCCCAAAACGACATGTTTGGGGGACAGTCCTTCCCCTTCTTCGACCGGGACATGGCCCCCTTCTTCGAGAACGCTTCGGAAGACGAAACCTACCAGGCTATGGAGGCGCTGGTCTACAACCTCAACAGCATGCACAGCCGGGCGGGAGCGCAGGTCCCCTTCTCCAACATAAACCTGGGGACGGACACAAGCGAGGCCGGACGCAAGGTGACGCGGAACCTGCTCCTGGCCTACGAGGCGGGCCTGGGCCGGGGAGAAAATCCTATCTTCCCCAACATCATCTTCCGGGTGAAGAAGGGGATAAACTTCGAGCCGGGCGATCCTAATTACGATCTCTTCAAGCTCGCTGTGCGGGTGGCGAGCAAGCGTCTCAATCCCACCTTCAGCTTCATGGACGCGAGCTTCAACGCGCCTTACGGGGACCAGGTGGCCTACATGGGCTGTCGCTCCCGGGTCATGGCTAACCGTTGCGGCCCGGCGGTCACCGAAGGCAGGGGCAACCTCTCCTTTACCACCATCAACCTCCCCCGTATAGCCTTGCGCGCCGGGGGGAACTTGAACTCCTTCTGGCAGAACCTGCGGGAGACTACCTGGCTTGTCATCCAGCAACTCCTGCACCGCTTCAAAGTCCAGAGCCGGCTCCGGGTAAAAGACCTGCCCTTCGTCATGGGCCAGGGGCTTTACCTGGGTTCGGAGAACCTGGGACCGGATGACCCGGTAGAGGAGGCTATCAAAAACGGGACTCTGGCGGTGGGCTTCATTGGTCTTGCTGAGACTCTGATAGCCCTGACCGGGCAGCACCACGGCGAGTCTTCCTCGGCGCAGGAACTGGGGCTGGAGATAGTGTCGCGGCTCAAGGAGATGGTGGAGGAGGCAGGGGAGGAGTACGGCCTCAACTTCACCCTGCTGGCCACACCAGCGGAGGGCCTGGCTGGGCGCTTCGTGGAACTCGACCGGCGGGAGTTCGGGGTAATCAAGGGGGTAACCGACAAGGAGTACTACACTAACTCCTTCCACGTGCCGGTCTACTACCCTTGCGAAGCCTACCGGAAGATAGAAATCGAAGGGCCCTACCACAAGTACTGCGATGCCGGGCACATAAGCTACGTGGAGCTTCCTTCTCCTCCCATGCACAATCCGGAGGCGGTGGAGGCTATTTTGAGGTACATGGCCCAAAACGACATGGGCTACGTGGGCATAAACTTCCCGGTGGACTTCTGCGTGACCTGCGGCTACCAGGGAGTTTTGCCTGACAACTGCCCCAAGTGCGGCTCGAACCGGATAAAAAGAGTGCGGCGGATAACCGGCTACCTTGCTACCACCGACCGCTGGAACAGCGCCAAGCTGGCGGAGCTCAGGGACCGGGTGGTGCACAGTCTGTGA
- a CDS encoding FmdB family zinc ribbon protein yields MPIYEFKCQACGHRFERLCSMGETGENLTCPACGAKAPQRVMSAFATKGVEGGSGSSCSSCTSTSCSTCSLK; encoded by the coding sequence ATGCCCATTTACGAATTCAAGTGCCAAGCGTGCGGCCACCGGTTTGAAAGGCTCTGCTCCATGGGGGAGACGGGAGAAAACCTCACTTGTCCCGCTTGTGGAGCCAAGGCACCCCAGAGGGTGATGTCGGCCTTCGCCACCAAAGGGGTAGAAGGTGGCTCGGGTTCCTCTTGCAGTTCCTGCACTAGCACCTCCTGCAGCACTTGTTCCCTAAAATAG
- a CDS encoding helix-turn-helix transcriptional regulator translates to MLTRRRLEFLRALKKIQQEEGKPVHYTLVAREMRVSKWTAYDLLRELEEEGYLEAVFEELREEKTRGRKQLLYRLTPKGEEVLRLPGGEEWQALRSRLLSKLQEKGRATRELIAELLSELSQETSRLARSAYKLAVLLASLEEMGFKRGKKLLVQYLARLSSPEQGLNLFTGVVLANFLRDRGGSLPVRECLRRWLEVIPNLTSEELRCLLEFLREGLSRGRNFSPDTKSF, encoded by the coding sequence TTGCTCACGAGGCGGCGGCTGGAGTTTTTGAGGGCGCTGAAAAAGATACAGCAGGAGGAAGGGAAACCGGTACACTACACCTTGGTTGCCCGGGAGATGCGGGTGAGCAAGTGGACGGCCTATGACCTTTTGCGGGAGCTGGAGGAGGAAGGATATCTGGAGGCGGTCTTCGAGGAGTTGCGGGAGGAAAAAACCAGAGGGAGAAAGCAACTTCTTTACCGGCTCACTCCCAAAGGGGAGGAAGTTTTGAGGCTTCCTGGCGGGGAGGAGTGGCAGGCGCTCAGGTCCCGCCTGCTATCCAAGCTGCAGGAGAAGGGCCGGGCCACGCGGGAGCTTATAGCCGAGCTCTTAAGCGAGCTTTCACAAGAAACTTCTCGCTTGGCCCGGAGCGCTTACAAGCTGGCGGTGCTGCTGGCTTCCCTGGAAGAAATGGGGTTTAAACGGGGCAAGAAACTTTTGGTGCAGTACCTTGCCCGCTTAAGCTCCCCAGAGCAGGGACTCAATCTCTTCACCGGGGTGGTGCTGGCCAACTTCTTGCGCGATAGAGGAGGTTCTTTGCCGGTAAGGGAGTGTTTGAGGAGGTGGTTGGAGGTCATCCCCAACTTGACGTCCGAAGAGCTGCGCTGCCTCCTGGAATTCCTCCGAGAAGGACTGAGCCGAGGCCGGAACTTCTCTCCTGATACTAAGTCTTTCTAG
- a CDS encoding rod shape-determining protein, translating to MRIGLFSRDIGIDLGTANTIVYVKGEGIVLREPSVVAIQKDTGRILAVGEEAKKMIGRTPGNIVAIRPLADGVIADFDTTQAMIKYFIGRALKNRRFLVRPRVVIGVPSGVTAVEERAVREAALQAGAREVYLIEEPMAAAIGAGLPVEEPTGNMIVDIGGGTTEVAVISLGGIVTSCSIRVAGDEMDEAIAQYVKKHYNLMIGERTAEEVKIRIGSAYPPDNPGEEEEVRGRDLVTGLPKTIKVTAEEIYEALKEPVAAIVDAIKATLEQTPPELAADIMDRGIVMAGGGALLRGLDRLVSEQTGMPVVLAEEPLLAVAYGTGYVLDNIEILRRVALQPRRVM from the coding sequence TTGCGTATAGGGCTTTTTTCGCGCGACATCGGCATTGATCTAGGAACGGCCAACACCATTGTCTACGTTAAGGGAGAAGGCATTGTTTTGCGGGAGCCTTCGGTAGTGGCCATTCAGAAGGACACGGGCAGGATCCTGGCAGTGGGGGAAGAAGCCAAGAAGATGATTGGACGGACGCCCGGGAACATAGTGGCCATAAGGCCGCTGGCCGACGGGGTTATTGCCGACTTTGACACTACCCAGGCTATGATAAAGTACTTCATTGGACGAGCCCTAAAAAACCGCCGTTTCCTTGTGCGGCCGCGGGTGGTCATAGGGGTTCCTTCGGGAGTGACGGCAGTAGAGGAGCGGGCTGTCCGGGAGGCCGCCCTGCAGGCGGGGGCGAGAGAGGTTTACCTCATCGAGGAGCCCATGGCAGCGGCCATAGGGGCCGGGCTGCCGGTGGAAGAGCCCACGGGGAACATGATAGTCGACATCGGCGGCGGAACCACCGAGGTGGCGGTCATTTCTTTAGGAGGCATCGTCACCAGTTGCTCCATCCGGGTGGCCGGGGACGAGATGGACGAGGCCATTGCACAGTACGTCAAAAAACACTACAACCTGATGATAGGCGAACGGACGGCGGAGGAGGTCAAGATTCGCATAGGTTCGGCCTATCCTCCCGATAATCCCGGCGAAGAGGAGGAGGTACGGGGTAGGGACCTGGTGACCGGCCTCCCCAAGACCATCAAGGTGACGGCGGAGGAAATTTACGAGGCTTTGAAAGAGCCGGTGGCTGCCATCGTGGACGCCATCAAGGCCACCTTGGAGCAGACTCCGCCGGAGCTAGCGGCCGATATCATGGACCGGGGCATAGTAATGGCTGGGGGAGGGGCTTTGCTCCGCGGGCTTGACCGTCTGGTAAGCGAGCAGACGGGTATGCCAGTGGTACTGGCAGAGGAGCCGCTCTTGGCGGTGGCCTACGGTACGGGCTACGTCCTGGACAATATCGAAATCCTGCGCCGGGTAGCTTTGCAGCCACGGCGGGTGATGTAG
- the sigG gene encoding RNA polymerase sporulation sigma factor SigG: MFNKVEICGVNTSKLPVLTAQQMCRLFEAMKRGDGNARSELIKGNLRLVLSVVQRFANRGEHLDDLFQVGCIGLIKAIDNFDLDQNVKFSTYAVPMIIGEIRRYLRDNNAIRVSRSLRDIAYKALQVRDVLASQYAREPSVAEIAEALKLPQEEVVMALEAIQDPVSLFEPVYHDGGDPIYVMDQVGDEKNQDVNWLENIAIKEAMKRLSERERQIIKMRFFEGKTQMEVAEEIGISQAQVSRLEKAALNHMRKYV, encoded by the coding sequence ATGTTTAATAAGGTGGAAATATGTGGAGTCAACACTTCCAAGCTTCCGGTGCTAACTGCTCAGCAGATGTGCCGGCTCTTTGAAGCTATGAAGCGGGGGGACGGAAATGCCCGCTCGGAGCTGATAAAGGGTAACTTGCGTCTGGTATTAAGTGTTGTACAGAGGTTTGCCAATCGCGGTGAACACCTGGATGACCTTTTTCAGGTAGGCTGTATAGGTTTGATTAAGGCCATCGACAACTTCGACCTTGACCAGAATGTAAAGTTTTCTACTTATGCCGTTCCTATGATTATAGGCGAAATAAGGCGTTATCTGCGCGATAACAACGCCATAAGGGTGTCCCGCTCCTTGCGGGACATAGCTTACAAGGCTCTGCAGGTACGTGATGTATTGGCCAGCCAGTATGCCCGCGAGCCCTCGGTGGCCGAGATCGCCGAGGCGCTCAAGCTGCCGCAAGAGGAGGTGGTGATGGCGCTGGAGGCCATCCAGGATCCGGTTTCCCTGTTTGAGCCCGTCTATCACGACGGGGGAGACCCCATATACGTGATGGACCAGGTAGGAGACGAGAAGAACCAGGATGTCAACTGGTTGGAAAATATAGCCATAAAAGAAGCGATGAAGCGCTTATCCGAGCGAGAGCGCCAGATTATCAAAATGCGCTTTTTTGAGGGCAAGACCCAGATGGAAGTAGCTGAGGAGATAGGTATCTCGCAAGCGCAGGTATCGCGTCTAGAAAAGGCGGCGCTTAACCACATGCGCAAGTACGTCTGA